Proteins found in one Neomonachus schauinslandi chromosome 1, ASM220157v2, whole genome shotgun sequence genomic segment:
- the LOC110584897 gene encoding histone H1.10 produces the protein MSVELEEALPLTTAEGAAKKAAKAGGSATLSPSKKKKNNKKKNQPGKYSQLVVETIRRLGERNGSSLAKIYTEAKKVAWFDQQNGRTYLKYSIKALVQNDTLLQVKGTGANGSFKLNRKKLEGGGERRGATAAATAPAPAAHKAKKAAPGAAGPRRADKKPAKGQKPEKRSHKKGAASKKDKGSKAKKAAAAGGKKVKKAAKPSVPKVPKGRK, from the coding sequence ATGTCTGTGGAGCTCGAGGAGGCCCTGCCGCTGACGACCGCCGAGGGGGCGGCCAAGAAGGCGGCCAAGGCTGGCGGCTCGGCGACGCTGTCCCCgtccaagaagaaaaagaacaacaagaaGAAGAACCAGCCGGGCAAGTACAGCCAGCTGGTGGTGGAGACCATCCGCAGGCTGGGCGAGCGCAACGGCTCGTCGTTGGCCAAGATCTACACGGAGGCCAAGAAGGTGGCGTGGTTCGACCAGCAGAACGGACGCACCTACCTCAAGTACTCCATCAAGGCGCTGGTGCAGAACGACACGCTCCTGCAGGTGAAGGGCACCGGCGCCAACGGCTCGTTCAAGCTCAACCGCAAGAAGCTGGAGGGCGGCGGCGAGCGGCGCGGAGCCACGGCGGCCGCCACCGCCCCGGCGCCCGCCGCGCACAAGGCCAAGAAGGCGGCCCCGGGCGCGGCCGGCCCCCGGCGCGCGGACAAGAAGCCGGCCAAGGGCCAGAAGCCCGAGAAGCGCTCGCACAAGAAGGGCGCCGCCTCCAAGAAGGACAAAGGCAGCAAGGCTAAGAAGGCGGCGGCCGCCGGGGGCAAGAAGGTGAAGAAGGCGGCCAAGCCCAGCGTCCCCAAGGTGCCCAAGGGCCGCAAGTGA